The sequence ACCGACGGCTCCGCGGAGTACGTCCTGGTCATCGGCGTCGAGCGGCTCTCGGACCTGACCGATCTGGAGGACCGCGCGACGGCCTTCCTCTTCGGTGACGGCGCGGGTGCGGTCGTCGTCGGCCCCGGCAAGGAGCCCGCGATCGGCCCGACCGTATGGGGTTCGGAGGGCGACAAGTCCGAGACCATCAAGCAGACCCTCGCCTGGGACGTGTACCGGCCCACTCCGGTCCCCGGTGGCGAGGGGCCCCAGGGGCGTCCCGCTCCCGAGGCGATCCGGTACCCCGCCATCACCCAGGAGGGCCAGGCGGTCTTCCGGTGGGCGGTGTTCGAGATGGCGAAGGTCGCCCAGCAGGCGCTGGATGCGGCCGGAGTCAGCCCGGACGACCTGGACGTCTTCATTCCGCACCAGGCCAATATGCGGATCATCGATTCGATGGTGAAGACCCTGAAACTGCCGGAGAGCGTGACGGTCGCCCGCGATGTGGAGACCACCGGCAACACCTCGGCCGCCTCGATTCCGCTCGCCATGGAGCGGCTGTTGGCGACCGGGCAGGCCAAGAGCGGGGACACCGCGCTGGTCATCGGCTTCGGGGCGGGTCTCGTCTACGCCGCGACGGTCGTTACCCTCCCCTAGGCAAGAGTGCACAGCGCAGTACGAGAACGTCCTTTCCGGTCGCGTACGGACCGTTGTGCAGGGCTTCACCGCTTGACCGTAAATATCGCAGTACAACGCAGCAACCGCAGTGAACCGCAGGAAACTTGCGGTTTCCCCTAAAGACCGAAGGAGCGCCACCATGGCCGCCACCCAGGAAGAGATCGTCAAGGGTCTCGCCGACATCGTGAACGAGATCGCCGGGATTCCCGTTGAGGACGTCCAGCTGGACAAGTCCTTCACCGATGACCTGGATGTCGACTCGCTGTCCATGGTCGAGGTCGTCGTCGCCGCCGAAGAGCGCTTCGACGTGAAGATCCCGGACGACGACGTCAAGAACCTCAAGACGGTCGGCGACGCGACCAAGTACATCCTCGAGCACCAGAGCTGATCCAGCTCGTCCGGAGCTGACCGGCTCGTTCGGCAGCCGACCCGGCTCCGGCGCATGTCGCCACCTGGCGGTGGCGCCGTCGATTCAGACCCCTCTACCCGTGGAGTAAGAATTCCCGTGAACGCGACCAATCGCACCGTGGTCGTCACCGGTATCGGCGCAACCACACCGCTGGGTGGCGACAGCGCTTCGACCTGGGAGGCCCTGCTCGCCGGACGCTCCGGTGTCAGCACCCTCGAACAGGAGTGGGCTGCCGACCTGCCCGTCCGCATCGCCGGGCAGATCGCCGTGGAGCCCACCGAGATCCTGCCGCGCCCGCAGGCCCGCAAGCTGGACCGCTCGGCGCAGTTCGCGCTGGTGGCGGCCCAGGAGGCATGGAAGGACGCGGGCTTCACCGCCAAGGCGGGCGAGGACACGGCGATCAACCCCGACCGTCTGGGCGCCGTCATCGCCTCCGGCATCGGCGGGGTGACGACCCTGCTCGACCAGTACGACGTGCTCAAGGAGAAGGGCGTCCGCCGCGTCTCCCCGCACACCGTGCCGATGCTGATGCCGAACTCGCCGTCGGCCAACGTCGGCATCGAGTTCAATGCCCGCGCCGGTGTCCACACGCCGGTCTCGGCGTGCGCATCGGGCGCCGAGGCCATCGGCTACGCCATCGAGATGATCCGCTCGGGCCGCGCCGACGTCGTCGTCGCGGGCGGCACGGAGGCGGCCATCCACCCGCTGCCGATCGTCGCGTTCGGCAACATGATGGCGATGTCCAAGAACAACGACGACCCGCAGGGCGCCTCCCGCCCCTGGGACGTCAACCGCAACGGCTTCGTGCTCGGCGAGGGCGCGGGCGTGATCGTCCTGGAGTCCGAGGAGCACGCCAGGGCCCGCGGCGCCACGATCTACGTGGAGGCCGTCGGCCAGGGCATCTCCTCCGACGCCCACCACATCACGCAGCCCGAGCCGTCCGGCAACGGCATCGCGGCGGCGCTCCAGAACCTGCTCGACAACACCGACCTCCGGCCCGCCGAGATCGTGCACGTCAACGCGCACGCGACCTCGACGCCGACGGGTGACGTCGGCGAGCTCAGGGCGCTGCGCAAGGCCTTCGGTGACGACCTCGACCACATGGCGGTCACCAGCACGAAGTCGATGACCGGTCACCTCCTGGGCGGCGCCGGCGGTGTCGAGACGGTGGCCACGGTCCTCGCGCTGAAGAACCGTGTCGCCCCGCCGACGATCAACATCGAGACCCTCGACCCGGAGGCCGATGCGGACATCGTCCGCGGCGAGGCCCGCCCGCTGCCGGCCGAGGGCCGCATCGCGGCGCTGAACGACTCGTTCGGCTTCGGCGGCCACAACGTCGTGCTCGCCTTCCGCACGGTCTGAGATTCGCTTCGGCCGACGCACAAGGGCCCGCCCGGTACACCTACCGGGCGGGCCCTTCGTTGTTCGCGCCGGCCAACGACCGGCGCACGCTCAGTCCTCGAAGCTGGCGAAGTGGGCCGCGGCGCCGTCCTCGTGGCCGTGGCCCTGCTCCTCGGCCCGGCGGAAGCGCTCGGCGGCCGCCTCCGCCAGATCCGCCCGGACTCCGGACCGGCGGGCGGCCTCGGTGATCAGCCGGATGTCCTTGCGGGCGGCGGAGACGGTGAAGCTCGCCGGATAGTCGCCGGCCAGGATCAGCTCGGACTTCATCCGCAGATACGGCAGGTCCAGCGCTCCGCCGGCGACCGCGGCGAGGAACTCGCGCGGGTCCACGCCCAGCCCCTTGGCCAGCCCCAGCGTCTCCCCCGTGCCGGTGATGACGGTCATCACCCAGCTGTTGACGACCAGCTTGAGACGGCTCGCGGCCCCGCTCGCCCCGTCCTCCCCCACCCACTGGGTACGGCTGCCGACGATCTTGAAGACGTCCTCGGCGCGCTCCCGTACGTCCGGGGCGCCGGCCGCCAGGATCGTCAACTCGCCCTTTTCCGCGGGCGCTTTGGTGCCCAGTACGGGGGCGTCGACGAACCGCAGTCCGTGTTCGTCGGCGAAGCGGGCGAGCTCGGCGAGCGCCTCGTCGCCCACCGTGCTCATCTGGAGCCACACGGCGCCGGCGGGCAGTGCCGGGGCGGCCTGCCGCAGCGCGTCGAGGACGGCCGGGCCGTCGAGCAGCATCGTGAGGACCACATCGGCGCCGTCCACCGCCTGCGCGGGCGTGTCGGTGACGCGGACCCCGTCGGCGGAAAGCGGTTCGGCCCTGGCTCGGGTGCGGTTCCAGGCGCGGACGTCGAGTCCGGCGCGGGCGAGGTTGCGGGCCATGGCGGCGCCCATGATGCCGGTGCCGAGGACCGCGACTGAGAGGATGTCAGGCATGGGGTGAACGCTAGGTGCTGGAGTGCGCTCCAGGTCAAGACCGCACATGGCGGCGCGGGCCGGGCCCGTCGGTCCCGTCTTCAGACGACCTGGTGGAGCCAGCGGACCGGGGCGCCCTCGCCCGCGTACCGGAACGGCTCCAGTTCGTCGTCCCAGGGCTTGCCCAGCAGCTTGGCGACCTCGGCGGCCAGTTCCGTCTCGCCCCGCGCGGAGCGGGCGACCGCGGCGCGCAGGCGGTCCTCGGGGATGAGGATGTCGCCGTGGATGCCGGTGACGGCATGGAAGATGCCCAGGTCCGGGGTGGAGCTGTAGCGCTCGCCCTCGGCGGTGGCGCACGGCTCGGCGGTCACCTCGAAGCGCAGCAGATGCCAGCCGCGCAGCGCGGAGGCCAGCTTGGAGGCCGTACCGGCTTCGCCCTGCCAGGAGAACTCGGCTCTCCAGGTGCCCGGGGCCGCCGGCTGCCGGATCCAGTCGAGGTTGACGCGCACACCGAGGACGCCCGCCACGGCCCATTCGACATGTGGGCACAGAGCGCGCGGAGCGGAGTGGACGTACAGAACTCCACGTGTCGTCACCGGGACCTCCAGTGCGGTTCGAGGTTCGCCTTCCCCAGCGGCCTCGTGCCCGTTGCGGTTGCGGCCGGGACAGTCGACATTCTGCCCCAATGATCACTTCGGCACCAGCATGCGAGGTGACCTACAGTAAACACCATTAGCCGTAATTTGCCGCAAATGGGACAGGAAATGACGTGATGTAATTTATCTGTGCCGACTGCATGTGCCACTTTGCGTCACCGCCCGGCAGGCACGGGGCAAAGCTACCGCGCGGTGCCGGTCGGGGGGGTGACGTACCGTCGGTACCCGAAGAGATATCACTCGCACGCCGGAGGGGACAGGGGATGACGCGGATCGACCGGCCGTTTCGCCCTCGGCACCGGTTGCGCACCGGCCTCGCCTCGCGTGCCGCGGCCGTCGTCGGCGCCCTGACGCTCGCCCTCGCCGGATGCGGCTCCGGCGGCTCCGCCGACCCCCATCCCGGTCCGTCCAGCCACCGCCCCGCCGCCAAGGCGGGACCGGTCTGGCGCACCCACCCCGGCTCTCTCGCGGCGCTCGGCGATTCCATCACCGTCGGCTTCGACGCCTGCACGGTGCTCTCCGACTGCCCCGAGGTCTCCTGGGCCACCGGCACCAACCCCAAGGTCGACAGCCTGGCCCGGCGGCTCGTACGGAACCCGGCCGCCCACAGCTGGAACTACGCCCGCACCGGCGCCCTGATGAGCGAACTGCCCGACCAGATCGCGGCCGCCGCCCGCCGCCGGCCCGAGCTGGTCACGATCCTGATCGGCGCCAACGACGCCTGCCGCAGCGACGTCCGGGCGATGACGCCGACCAAGGTGTTCCGCGCCGACTTCGCCCGCGCGATGAAGCAGCTGCGGCGCGCCCTGCCGCATACCCAGGTGTATGTCGCCGCGGTGCCGGATCTGCGGCGGCTGTGGTCGGAGGGGCGCAAGAACACGCTGGGCAAGCAGGTGTGGAAGCTGGGGATCTGCGGGTCGATGCTCCGCGATCCGGACGATCTGACCTGGCCGGCGGAGCAGCGGCGCGAGACGGTACGCGGCCGGGTGATGGCCTACAACCGGGCGTTGGCGCGGGTGTGCCGCGAGGACGCGCTGTGCCGGTTCGACGGGTCGGTCTTCGACTACCGCTTCACGGACCGCCAGCTGAGCACATGGGACTGGTTCCACCCGGGCCTGCACGGCCAGCGCGAGCTGGCGGAGCTGGCGTTCCGGACCATCACCCGCGGCACCTCGCGCAGCTGACGGTCTGCCGGGCAGCGGAGGGGCCTCGGGGAAAACGGCTGGTCGGAGGGGGTCACCCCGGAGCCGACCAGCGGCTTCAGGCCCTCGAACCCCGATGTGCGGACCGGGAGATCCCTTAGGGGTACGGGGGCTCGGATTCATCCCGAATGGTGACGCGGAAGGGGTGAGGGAGGCCGGATCATGAAGCACGAAGGATCCAGCAACCGCCTTACCGGCTTCCGTACTGACCGACCGTTCGACCGACTCTCTGACGGGCTGTCCGACCGGCTGTCCGACCGACCGACTCATCACTGCCTCGGGAGATATTTCGTCATGGCCCGCCCCCGCGTTTTCCCCCTCGTTCTGTTCGGCGCCGCACTGGCGGTGGGCGGATCGCTGACCGCCTGCTCGGCGTTCGGCCCGACGCAACGGGCGCAGCGTACGTACACCGTGGACGACAAGATCACGGCCCTGACGGCGACGACGCACGGCGGGAACATCGAGATCGTGCCGATAGCGGCCGGCGGAAAGGTCAAGGTGACGGAGAAGTACGAGTACAACGACACCAAGCCGCACCCCGGGCACACGGTCAAGAACGGCCGGCTCACCCTCGAAGCCGCGGACTGCTCGGGCTCCGGGCAGCAGTGTTCGGTGGCCTATCGGGTGCTGCTGCCGCGCAAGGCATCGGTCGATCTGCACACCAGCGGCGGGGACATCACGGTGCGCGGCACCTCCGGTGCGATAGCGGCCGAGACCAGCGGCGGCGACGTCACGGTCGCGGACTCCACCGCGCGCACGGCGGAGGTGAAGACCAGCGGCGGGAACGTCGACATCACCATGGCCTCGGCGCCCGACAAGCTGTCCGGCCAGACCAGCGGGGGTGACGTCACCATCCGCCTGCCGAAGACCTCGTACTCGGTGGATGCCTCGACCAGCGGCGGCACCCGCAAGGTCTCGGTACCCACGGACGGCGGCTCGGCCCACAAGATCACGGCGCGGACGAGCGGCGGGGATGTGACGGTGGAGCCGGCGGCCTCCTGAGGCCGGGGCCAGGCGGGTGTGAGTCGGCGTCAGACGGCGGTGACCTCTGCGGTCAGGCGGCGGTCGGTGAGGCTGTGTGCGGCCTCGACGATGTAGTCGCCCTGGACACGCTGCCAGTGGCCGGTCTGTCCGCTCCCGTGCGCTGCGCCTGCGTCCGCTTCCGAGCCCTCGGAAGCGGAGCTCCAGATCTCGAAGGCGCGCGCCGGTAGCGGGATCTCGACCTCCACGCTCTCGCCGGGCCCGGCCTCGACGGCGGCGAACCCGGCGAGCCAGCGGGCCGGGCGCTCGACGGCGGCCGGGTCCTTGGGGGCGAGGTAGATCTGGACGATCTCACGGCCGGTGCGTCGCCCCGCGTTGCGGAGCCGGACCCGTACCGAATCGGGGGTGGTGTCGAGCGACTCGTACTCCCAGTCGGTGTAACCGAGTCCGTGTCCGAAGGCGTAGGCGGGTGCCGGGGCGGGGCTCCGGTGCCAGGCCCGGTAGCCGATGAACACCCCCTCCGCGTACTCCAGCCGCCCCTCCGTCGGGGTGACCCCGCTGACCGGCGCGTCCTCCAGGCGGGCCGGCCAGGTGGTGGGGAGGCGGCCGCCGGGTTCCCGGGCGCCGAGGAGGACATCGGCGAGCGCGCCGCCCGCTTCCTGGCCGGGGAACCAGGTCAGCAGCACGGCCGGGACCTGTTCGCGCCAGGGCAGTTCCACCGGGGAGCCGGCGTTGACGACCACGACGGTGCGCGGGTTGGCGGCGGCGACCCGGGTGACCAGCTCGTCCTGACGGCCGGGCAGCCTGAGGTCCGTACGGTCGAAGCCCTCCGACTCGACCTCGTTCGTCGTGGCGACGACGACGATCGCGACATCGGCCTCGGCCGCCACGCGCACCGCCTCGTCGAGCTCGGCGTCCGGATCGCGCTGCGGTTCGCGGTGGCCGAGGGTGAAGTTCAGGGCGGCCGTCTCACCGAGGCTGGTGCTGCGGGGGACGTAGCGCAGGGTCACCTCGGTCGGCTCGTGCGCCGTGAGCGGTACGGACAGCCGTCGTTCCACCGGATTCAAGAGGCCCTCGAACGGGTCGCTGCCGGCGGGTGCGCAGTACTCGTCGAAGACGACCGTGCCGCCGACCGTCAGGCGCAGGGCGCCGGTGCCGGAGACGGCGAAGGTGTGGCTGCCGGTGGTCTGCGGGGTGAAGGTGCCGGTGAGTTCGACGGCGTGCAGGTGATGCGGGGTGACGCCCTCGGGGAGGCTGCCGATGGCATGCATCATGCCGTCGAACTGCGGAGTTTCCGCGAGGAGCCGACCGTCTTCGGCGAGATAGCGGGCGCGGAGCGTAAAGCCGTCGCGCGCCTGCGGGATACGGATACGGGGATCGGCGCCGAGGGCGAAGGTGACCTCGGTCTCGGCGGGCAGCGCAGCGCGCAGGCCCTCCAGCGGGGAGACGATCCGGGCCGGGAAGACGGTCGCGGATCCGCCGCCGAGGACACGGGCGTCGCGGGCGACCGCCCCGATGACGGCGACCTTACGGAGTGCGGTGGGGTCGAGGGGGAGGATGCCGGGGCGCCCACCGCGGCCCTCCGGGCGGGCGGGCGCGGCGGTCGGTGCGTCGTCCGCGGGACGTGTGGCCGCCTCCTGCGTCGGCTCGTTGCGGAGGAGGACGAAGGCGCGGCAGGCGAGGTCGCGGGCCAGGGCCGGGCCGTCGATTCCTCCGGGGACCTCGTCGGGAGCGACGGCGGCCGGGGCGCCCCGCAGGCAGCCGGTGCGGGCGGCCAGCCGCAGCACGCGACGGACCGCGTCGTCCACCTCCGCCTCGGACACCTCGCCCGCGCGGACCGCCTCGGCGAGCGGAGCGCCGTAGACGGTACGGGGGCCGGGCATCGCCACGTCGAGGCCGCCGCGCAGCGCGCGCACCGTGTGGCGGGCGGCCGTCCAGTCGGAGACGTTGCAGCCGTCGAAGCCCCATGCGCCGCGCAGGACCTCGCGTACGAGGTGGCGGTGCTCGGTCATGGTGGAGCCGTTGACCTGGTTGTAGGCCGTCATGATGCCCCAGGGACGGGCGTGGCGGACGATGTGTTCGAAGGGCGCGAGGTAGAGCTCGTGCAGGGGGCGGGCGGCGATGCGGTTGTCGACGGTGAAGCGGTCGGTCTCGGCGTCGTTGCCGACGAAGTGTTTGACGGTGGTGCCGACGCCGCCCTCCTGGACGCCCCGTACGTACCCGGCGCCGATCGCCCCGGTGAGCAGCGGGTCCTCCGAGTAGCTCTCGAAGTGGCGGCCGCCGAGGGGCGAGCGGTGCAGATTGACGGTCGGCGCGAGGAGGACGTGGACGCCCTTGCGGCGGGCCTCCTGGGCGAGCAGGTGCCCGGCCCGGCGGGCCAGTTCGGGGTCCCAGGTGGCGGCCAGCGCGGTGGGGCTGGGCAGGGCGACGGAGGGGTCCGCGGCGCTCCAGTGGCGGCCCCGTACGCCGATCGGGCCGTCCGACATCACCAGCGACTTCAGGCCGATCTCCGGTACGGCGGGCAGCGTCCACATGTCCTGGCCGGAGAGCAGCCGCGTCTTGGTGTCGAGGTCGAGCGCGGCGAGGGCCCGGTCCACGGCCCGTTCCCGTTCCCGGTCCCGGTCCCGGTCCCCCGCATGCTCCGCCTGCCGCCCCGGTGACGCTTCCGACGACAGCACCGCCGCCTGCTCCGATGCGTGCTCCGGTGCCGCGGTGCGGTCGAACGGGTCGGTCATGCGGCTCTCCCTGAGTGGATAGAACGACGAGGCCCTGTCGGCGTATGCCCGGCGAACCCCTCTCCGAGACATCTGGCCGAATCCTTACCCTTCCCTACCTTCTTCGCCGGGCAAACGGTAGGTGACGTATCCATTCCGTTATCTCGATGCACTGTCACATAAGCGCTTACCTAGGAGAGTTACCCTCTGCCGATGACTGCACAAGATCACGGCGCGCGACGGAGCGGCGGGCGGCACGCGCAGCGCGCGGAGCGGCGGGCGGCGATCCTGGAGGCGGCCCTGGAGCTCATCGCCGAGCGCGGCTATCGCCGTACCTCGCTCGCCGCGGTGGCCGAGCGTGCCGGGCTCAGTCAGCAGGGGCTGCTGCACCACTTCCCCACCAAAGAACATCTGCTGGTCGCCGTCCTGGAGGCGCGCGACCGCTGGGATCTGGCCAGTTCGGCCGCGGCGGGCCCCGGCAGTCTGGGCACCGACACGCTCGCCCAGCTGGTCGACTACAACGCCAGCCGTCCCGGCATCGTCCAGACGTACACGGTGCTGTCCGCCGACAGCGTCACCGAGGACCACCCCGCCCGCGTCTTCTTCGAGTCCCGCTTCCGTGCCGTACGGGAGGCGATGGCGGTGGCGCTGCGCGCGGAGTTCGGCGACTCGCTGCCCGGTGGCCTGACGCCGGAGCGGGCGGCGCCGCTGCTGGTCGCCGTCATGGACGGGTTGCAGTTGCAGTGGCTGCTGGATCCCGAACAGGTGGACATGCCCGCGGCGTTCCGGGATTTCGTGGCGTTGCTCGCCCCCGCCACCGGGCGGCGGGGCGAGGACTGACGGGCGGACGGCCCCCTGCGCAGACCCGCTCCCGTACCCCGAGGGCATCATGACCCCCGTGATCATTGCTGCCGCACAATTCACCCCCGTACAGGGCGATATCGACGCCAACGCCGCGCAGATGGCCGCGCTCGTCACCGAGGCCGCCGGGCGCGGTGCCGGGCTGGTGGTCTTTGCCGAGCTGGCGCTGACGCAGTACGACCTGCCGGGGATAGCCGGCGATCCGCAGAAGATGACGGTCACTCATGATGACACCCGGCTCGCGCCCGTACGGGAGGCATGCCGGGCGTCTGGCGTCGCGGCGGTGGTCAATGCGGCGGGGCACACGGCCGAGGGGGCGGCGCCGGGCATCGCCTCGTTCGTCTACGGGCCGGACGGCTCGTTGCTCACGCGCTATGACAAACGGCATCTGTACGGGGACGAGAACACGGTCTTCGCGGCGGGTTCGGCGGACGGCCGGTTCACGCTGGGCGGGGTGCGGTTCGCGCTGGCCACCTGCTTCGACACCAGCTTTCCGCAGGTCGCGGAGCGGGCGGTGGCGGACGGGTGCCGGGTGTATCTGGCCAGTTCGTTCCATGGTGCGCCCGAGCGGGTGGCGCGGTATGCGGAGCTGGCGCGGGACAACGGGCTGCATGTGCTGCTCGCCAACGGGGCCGGTGCGGGCAGTGTCGGCCCGGCGTGCGGGGGCAGCGCGGCGTGGCTGCCCAGTGGGGAGCGAGTGGCGACGGCCGGGGCGGAGGGCGCCCCGGAACTGGTGCTGACGGATGTGCGGGACCGGATCACGCTGATGGCGGATCCGGAGGTCGCCGCGGTCCCGGTGCGGGAGTGCGGCGAGGCCCTGGTGGACGTACGGGAGGCGGCGCCCGCGCTGCTCGTGGCCGATGCGCGCGGCGATGAGCGGGGCGCGTATGCCCGTCTGCGCGAGGGGGTGGTGCGCCGGCTGCTGGCGGCGCAGGAGGCGCTGCCGGACGGGCTGCGGCTGGAGTTCGTGGAGGGTTACCGGCCACCGGCGTTGCAGCGCCGGTACTTCGAGGAGTACGGGGAGGAGCTGCGGACCGCCCGTCCCGACTGGGACGCCGCCCGGGTCCATCGGGCCGCCAGCCGGTATGTGTCGCCGCCGGAGATCGCGCCGCACAGCACGGGCGGGGCGGTGGATCTGACCCTGGTCACGGCGGATGGGGAATATGTCGACATGGGGACACCGATCAATGCGTCTCCGGAGGAGAGCGACGGCGCCTGCTACACCGGCGCCCCGGGGCTGACGCCCGCCGCCCGCGCCAACCGCCGGGTCCTGAGCGCCGTGCTGTCGGCCGCGGGGCTGGTCAACTATCCGACCGAGTGGTGGCACTGGTCGTACGGGGACCGCTATTGGGCGCTGATGACCGGTGCGGAGGCGGCGGTGTACGGGCCCGAGAAGTCGGCCCGCTGAGCCCTGGGGACCGCGGGGCGCCGCCCCGGGTTGGGGCGGCGCCGGTGGCTCAGGCTCCGGAGAGGGCGTTCAGCTCGTCCAGGGTCGGATAGGACGGCTGGGCGCCCGGCTTGGTGACGGCGGCGGCGCCGACGCGTACCGCGAAGCGCGCCGCGTCGGGGAGGGCGTCGCCGCGAGCCAGCCGGGTGGCGAGGGCTCCGGTGAAGGCGTCGCCCGCGCCGGTGGTGTCCACGGCCTTGACCCGCACGCCCGGGATGTCGTTCACGCCGGCGCCGTCCAGCACCAGCGCGCCCTCGCCGCCGAGGGTCACCACGACCGAGCGGGCGCCCTTCTCGCGCAGCGCCCGGGCCCACTCGCCCGGGGTGCCGTCGGTGAGCGCGGACAGCTGCCGCGCCTCGTGCTCGTTGACCACCAACGGGTCGGCGACGGAGAGGAGTTCGGGCGCCAGGGCCGCCTCGGGGGCCGGGGACGGGTTGAGTACGACGCGGGTGCCGGCGTCCTCGGCGGCCGCGGCGGCGGCCCGTACCGACTCCATCGGGATCTCCAACTGGAGGGAGACCACCGCGGAGGCGGCGATGACGTCCTTGGCGGCGGCCACATCGGCCGGGGTGAGGGCGGCGTTGGCGCCGGGCGAGACGACGATGCTGTTGTCGCCGTCCGGGCTGACGATGATCATCGCGGTGCCGGTGCGGGCGGTCTCGTCCACGATGACCGGTGTGGTGTCGGTGCCCGCCGCGCGCTGGGCGTCGAGCAGCAGCTCGCCGAAC is a genomic window of Streptomyces gilvosporeus containing:
- a CDS encoding ribokinase, with protein sequence MERHVEAQPEGPAQAPAYDVLVVGSANADLTVRVERRPGAGETVLGTDLVESAGGKGANQAAAAARLGGRTALLARVGGDAFGELLLDAQRAAGTDTTPVIVDETARTGTAMIIVSPDGDNSIVVSPGANAALTPADVAAAKDVIAASAVVSLQLEIPMESVRAAAAAAEDAGTRVVLNPSPAPEAALAPELLSVADPLVVNEHEARQLSALTDGTPGEWARALREKGARSVVVTLGGEGALVLDGAGVNDIPGVRVKAVDTTGAGDAFTGALATRLARGDALPDAARFAVRVGAAAVTKPGAQPSYPTLDELNALSGA